In Deinococcus sp. KNUC1210, a single genomic region encodes these proteins:
- a CDS encoding GMC family oxidoreductase → MAKKLPAVDAVMVGVGWTGGILAAELTRAGVSVVGLERGPFRDSNIEFAFPHIRDELKYGIRFGLAQDVSRDTLTFRNAAEQTALPMRQLGSFLLGSGTGGAGAHWNGQTWRWTPYDFEILSQTRARYGQGAIDEDMQIQDWGVTYQQLEPFYDKFERTAGIGGKAGNLQGKIQPGGNPFEGARASEYPNPPMKRSQLGDLFQTATQGMGYHPFPGPSANMTQPYTNPDGQALGACMYCGHCERFGCDYNAKASPNNTVLPTALATGKFEVRHNANVVRVNMDSSGKRAVSVTYIDLLTGEEIEQPADMIFLTSFTFGNVKLLLVSKIGEVYDPVTNKGTVGRNYTYQLSAGAGGTLDDKDLKVFAGAGAESVVIDDFNGDHFDHTGLGFLHGGSISASSAGARPIQSNPGGAAWGSAWKRAAAQAYNHAVGIGAQVSSLPFRSNHLDLDPTYRDAYGLPLVRMTFDYRGNESKRSQYLTAITTKILTAMGAKNVVGRGLPEHYSIVPYQSTHNQGGAIMGMDPSTSVVNPYMQHHQVSNLFVVGASSFPHNSGFNPTGTVGAMTYRLADALIKRYLKNPGFLT, encoded by the coding sequence ATGGCAAAGAAGCTTCCTGCTGTAGACGCCGTGATGGTCGGAGTAGGCTGGACAGGCGGGATTCTCGCCGCCGAACTGACGCGGGCGGGTGTGTCGGTGGTGGGTCTGGAGCGCGGCCCCTTCCGCGATTCGAACATCGAATTCGCCTTTCCCCATATCCGCGACGAACTGAAGTACGGCATCCGTTTCGGGCTGGCGCAGGACGTGAGCCGCGATACCCTGACCTTTCGCAACGCCGCCGAGCAGACAGCCCTGCCCATGCGGCAGCTCGGATCGTTTCTGCTGGGGAGCGGCACCGGGGGCGCGGGTGCCCACTGGAACGGTCAGACCTGGCGCTGGACGCCCTACGACTTTGAAATTCTGAGTCAGACGCGGGCGCGGTACGGTCAGGGAGCCATCGACGAGGACATGCAGATTCAGGACTGGGGCGTCACGTACCAGCAGCTCGAACCGTTCTACGACAAGTTCGAGCGCACGGCTGGCATCGGCGGGAAGGCTGGCAATCTTCAGGGCAAGATTCAGCCGGGCGGCAATCCCTTCGAGGGAGCGCGGGCGAGCGAGTATCCCAACCCACCGATGAAGCGCTCACAGCTGGGCGACCTGTTTCAGACGGCGACCCAGGGCATGGGCTATCACCCGTTTCCCGGCCCCTCGGCCAACATGACCCAGCCGTACACCAATCCGGATGGTCAGGCGCTGGGCGCGTGCATGTACTGCGGCCACTGCGAGCGTTTCGGCTGCGATTACAACGCCAAGGCCAGTCCGAACAACACCGTGCTTCCGACTGCCCTGGCAACCGGAAAATTCGAGGTCCGGCACAATGCCAACGTCGTCCGTGTGAACATGGACAGCAGCGGCAAGCGGGCCGTCAGCGTCACGTACATCGACCTGCTGACCGGCGAGGAAATCGAGCAGCCTGCCGACATGATCTTCCTGACCAGTTTTACGTTCGGCAACGTCAAGCTGCTGCTGGTCTCGAAGATCGGGGAAGTCTACGACCCGGTCACCAACAAGGGGACGGTGGGGCGCAACTACACCTATCAGCTGAGCGCGGGGGCGGGCGGCACACTCGACGACAAAGACCTGAAGGTGTTTGCCGGAGCCGGAGCGGAGAGCGTGGTCATCGACGATTTCAACGGCGATCATTTCGATCACACCGGGCTGGGGTTCCTGCATGGCGGTTCGATCTCGGCTTCGTCTGCCGGGGCGCGGCCCATTCAGAGCAATCCGGGCGGAGCCGCGTGGGGCAGCGCCTGGAAGCGGGCAGCAGCACAGGCTTACAACCATGCGGTCGGCATCGGCGCTCAGGTTTCGTCGCTGCCCTTCCGGTCGAATCACCTCGATCTCGATCCCACCTACCGCGACGCCTACGGCCTGCCGCTCGTGCGGATGACCTTCGACTACCGGGGCAACGAGAGCAAGCGCAGTCAGTACCTCACGGCGATCACCACCAAAATCCTGACCGCCATGGGAGCCAAAAACGTCGTCGGACGCGGCCTGCCGGAACACTACAGCATCGTGCCCTATCAGAGCACCCACAACCAGGGCGGGGCCATCATGGGCATGGACCCTTCCACCAGCGTGGTCAATCCGTACATGCAGCACCATCAGGTTTCAAACCTGTTCGTGGTGGGCGCGAGCTCGTTTCCGCATAACAGCGGCTTCAATCCGACCGGCACGGTGGGGGCCATGACCTACCGGCTGGCCGACGCCCTGATCAAACGCTATCTCAAAAACCCCGGCTTTCTGACCTGA
- a CDS encoding gluconate 2-dehydrogenase subunit 3 family protein produces MSDANERRKFLKGLGLAAVSLGIGAVAEPPSVEAQAQPAAPPAMPAMPAATPTGASPYTYVFFNSTESAFVEAAVARLIPKDDLGPGALEAGVAYYIDGQLAGWYGEAGRWYWQGPWQQGTPQQGYQLPLKPSEVYRAAIPLVNDYTQKQFKADFADLSAAQQDTVLSGLEKGEIDLGRLPARTFFAFLLQNTKEGFFADPTYGGNAQMVGWKLIGYPGVQPGYSQIIEQYTTPFPLTYASIGSYTEDNPR; encoded by the coding sequence ATGTCGGATGCGAACGAGCGACGGAAGTTTCTCAAGGGCCTGGGACTGGCCGCCGTCAGCCTCGGGATAGGTGCTGTCGCAGAACCTCCCAGTGTGGAAGCGCAGGCCCAGCCTGCCGCACCTCCGGCCATGCCCGCGATGCCTGCGGCCACGCCCACTGGCGCGTCTCCGTATACCTATGTGTTCTTCAACAGCACCGAATCGGCCTTCGTCGAGGCGGCGGTGGCGCGGCTCATTCCCAAGGATGACCTCGGGCCGGGCGCACTGGAAGCGGGCGTAGCGTACTACATCGACGGTCAGCTCGCGGGCTGGTACGGCGAGGCCGGGCGCTGGTACTGGCAGGGACCGTGGCAGCAGGGAACGCCGCAGCAGGGCTATCAGCTTCCGCTCAAACCCAGCGAGGTGTACCGGGCGGCCATTCCGCTCGTCAACGACTACACCCAGAAGCAGTTCAAGGCCGACTTTGCCGATCTGAGCGCCGCGCAGCAGGACACGGTCCTTTCGGGACTGGAGAAAGGCGAGATCGACCTGGGCCGCCTGCCCGCCCGCACCTTCTTTGCCTTCCTGCTTCAGAACACCAAGGAAGGCTTTTTTGCCGATCCGACCTACGGAGGCAACGCGCAGATGGTGGGCTGGAAACTGATCGGCTATCCCGGTGTTCAGCCGGGGTACAGCCAGATCATCGAGCAGTACACCACGCCGTTTCCGCTGACCTACGCGAGTATCGGCAGCTATACGGAAGACAACCCACGCTGA
- a CDS encoding response regulator, which translates to MTPLPDPPPTFSTDLLSSAALPGLPKRTVLVVDDEPYINLLITSILKLNGCDVLSAANGEQALGVLAEHPQVAAIVTDLHMPKLDGFGLLAALNTHETPLPVVVVTARGADSDQRRSMELGARALLTKPFSRQQLWKVVAPLLGLEDAP; encoded by the coding sequence ATGACGCCCCTGCCAGACCCTCCGCCCACGTTTTCCACCGATCTCCTGAGCAGCGCTGCGCTGCCCGGCCTTCCGAAACGCACCGTGCTGGTGGTGGATGACGAGCCGTACATCAATCTGCTGATCACCTCGATTCTGAAACTGAACGGCTGCGACGTTCTGTCGGCTGCCAATGGCGAACAGGCACTGGGCGTGCTGGCCGAACACCCGCAGGTCGCTGCCATCGTGACCGACCTGCACATGCCCAAGCTGGACGGCTTTGGACTGCTGGCTGCCCTGAACACCCATGAAACGCCGCTGCCCGTGGTGGTCGTGACTGCACGCGGCGCAGACTCCGATCAGCGCCGTTCGATGGAACTCGGTGCCCGCGCCCTGCTGACAAAGCCCTTTTCGCGCCAGCAGCTCTGGAAGGTGGTCGCTCCGCTGCTGGGGCTGGAAGACGCGCCCTGA
- a CDS encoding response regulator transcription factor, whose protein sequence is MTRILIVDDYPELRALIRLTLRQTPYELYEATNGEEALRLAHELIPDLMILDVMMPGRLDGLQVCQAIKNTRQLSHCQVLLVSARGQQSDLLEGKRVGADGYLVKPFSPSGLLRTVRERLPETA, encoded by the coding sequence ATGACCCGAATCCTGATTGTCGACGATTATCCCGAACTGCGTGCCCTGATCCGGCTGACCCTGAGGCAGACGCCCTACGAACTGTATGAGGCGACCAACGGGGAAGAGGCGCTGCGGCTGGCCCACGAACTCATTCCCGATCTGATGATTCTGGATGTAATGATGCCCGGGCGGCTGGACGGGCTCCAGGTGTGTCAGGCCATCAAGAACACCCGTCAGCTCTCGCACTGTCAGGTGCTGCTGGTGTCGGCACGGGGGCAGCAGAGCGATCTGCTCGAAGGCAAGCGGGTCGGAGCCGACGGCTACCTCGTCAAGCCCTTCAGTCCCAGCGGACTCCTCCGAACGGTGCGCGAACGCCTGCCGGAGACCGCATGA
- a CDS encoding PAS domain S-box protein yields MNGLAPPAAPPKFRFRALTALIVLVLAAFLTAAVRLNRATELSSVSLTGWAFSELVRQVAVTSVSAARDSSDAVLNDDIAVLQSKAEIVSNDLFVDKLDDESAAALSRALKTAAALNVAQLRGPAGTVRLQKLLDDAQNAYAGAVAALSSQRAQLARDLNLVEVILSVLALLLALSAGLVLRRFQHDAAHAVALEADRTREAQQYAARLHQLYEVTSAPEPDQDTQIQQLLNVGMDTFDASAGIFACYQEGKLQPVAVAGEAQQQTDLLLKSAALSTGEMRSLIVPVALGGQRHGVLAYSRRDGTPALHSEQAFLRLMAQWLGQMLEQRRAELQLRESEARSQAIIRSSLDAIITSDDAGRVTEFNPAAERIFAISRNHALGRMLSELIIPPDMRADHQRGMERLRTDGRGRILGQRLELTAQRADGAHFPVELSVVRLPVTPALYTGFVRDITDRTAAERRLQERTQQLDSVFRVSPDGFVMFDHQQRVVDVNPAFLEMTGLSRAALLGQSEPDVTASLARLSDPAQPFPSTFTHDTFDVLALVRPTPRVLKRSVRRLDDQSDLSGYVMYFRDVTHETEVSNMKTEFLSTAAHELRTPMASIYGFAELLHSQELDPATSREMAEIIYRQAERLVQLLNELLDLARIEARAGKDFRIIEQPLSPLIEHTLEAFVPPGQRNRVQVQIDPALPTVAVDGNKLQQALGNLISNAFKYSPADAPVIINACVQGTEVNVSVRDHGIGMRADQLARAFERFYRADSSGSIPGTGLGLSLVREIVDRHGGLIHLESSVGEGTLATLTLPLPGVHL; encoded by the coding sequence ATGAACGGGCTTGCCCCGCCAGCAGCGCCGCCGAAATTCCGGTTCCGGGCACTGACGGCGCTGATCGTGCTGGTGCTGGCCGCGTTCCTGACGGCTGCCGTTCGGCTGAACCGGGCAACGGAACTCTCCAGTGTCAGCCTGACCGGGTGGGCGTTTTCGGAACTGGTGCGTCAGGTGGCGGTCACATCGGTCAGTGCCGCCCGCGACAGCTCGGATGCCGTGCTCAACGACGATATTGCCGTGCTTCAGAGCAAAGCCGAGATCGTTTCCAACGACCTGTTCGTCGACAAGCTCGACGATGAGAGTGCCGCCGCGCTGAGCCGCGCCCTGAAGACCGCTGCGGCGCTGAACGTGGCTCAGCTGCGCGGCCCCGCCGGAACCGTGCGCCTCCAGAAGCTGCTGGACGACGCCCAGAACGCCTACGCCGGAGCCGTTGCCGCCCTGAGCAGTCAGCGGGCACAGCTCGCCCGCGACCTCAATCTGGTCGAGGTCATCCTGAGCGTGTTGGCCCTGCTGCTGGCGCTGTCTGCCGGACTGGTGCTGCGACGTTTCCAGCACGACGCCGCACACGCGGTGGCACTGGAGGCCGACCGGACCCGCGAAGCGCAGCAGTATGCGGCCCGCCTGCATCAGCTCTACGAGGTGACCTCGGCCCCCGAACCCGATCAGGACACCCAGATTCAGCAGCTTCTGAACGTCGGAATGGACACCTTCGATGCCTCCGCGGGCATCTTCGCGTGTTATCAGGAGGGCAAGCTTCAGCCGGTGGCGGTGGCAGGCGAGGCGCAGCAGCAGACCGACCTGCTGCTGAAAAGCGCAGCACTGTCAACCGGCGAAATGAGGTCGCTGATCGTGCCCGTGGCGCTGGGTGGACAGCGCCACGGCGTCCTCGCCTACAGCCGCCGCGACGGCACACCCGCGCTGCACAGCGAACAGGCGTTCCTGCGACTGATGGCGCAGTGGCTCGGACAGATGCTCGAACAGCGCCGGGCCGAGCTTCAGCTGCGGGAAAGCGAGGCCCGCAGTCAGGCGATCATCCGTTCCAGTCTGGACGCCATCATCACGTCCGACGACGCGGGCCGGGTGACGGAGTTCAATCCTGCCGCCGAACGGATCTTCGCGATTTCCCGCAACCACGCGCTCGGCCGCATGCTGTCCGAACTGATCATCCCACCGGATATGCGGGCCGATCATCAGCGGGGAATGGAGCGGCTGAGAACCGACGGCAGGGGCCGCATCCTCGGTCAGCGGCTGGAACTGACTGCACAGCGGGCCGACGGAGCACACTTTCCGGTCGAACTGTCGGTGGTCCGGCTGCCTGTGACGCCCGCGCTGTATACCGGCTTCGTACGCGATATCACCGACCGCACAGCCGCAGAACGGCGGCTTCAGGAACGCACGCAGCAGCTCGACTCAGTGTTCCGTGTCAGCCCGGACGGCTTCGTGATGTTCGATCATCAGCAGCGGGTGGTGGATGTCAATCCGGCCTTTCTGGAGATGACCGGCCTGTCCCGCGCCGCCCTGCTGGGGCAGTCGGAACCGGACGTGACCGCCTCGCTGGCGCGCCTGAGCGATCCGGCGCAGCCGTTTCCCTCGACCTTTACTCACGACACCTTCGACGTGCTGGCTCTGGTTCGCCCCACGCCGCGTGTGCTGAAGCGCAGCGTGCGGCGGCTCGACGATCAGAGCGACCTCTCGGGCTACGTCATGTATTTCCGCGACGTGACCCACGAAACCGAGGTCAGCAACATGAAGACCGAGTTCCTCTCGACGGCGGCCCACGAACTCAGGACCCCGATGGCGAGCATCTACGGATTTGCCGAACTGCTGCACTCGCAGGAACTCGACCCGGCGACCTCGCGTGAGATGGCCGAGATCATCTACCGTCAGGCCGAGCGTCTGGTGCAGCTCCTGAACGAACTGCTGGATCTGGCGCGGATCGAGGCCAGGGCGGGCAAAGACTTCCGGATCATCGAGCAGCCGCTGTCCCCGCTGATCGAACACACCCTCGAAGCGTTCGTTCCGCCGGGGCAGCGCAACCGGGTTCAGGTGCAGATCGATCCGGCGCTGCCCACTGTCGCGGTGGACGGCAACAAACTGCAACAGGCGCTGGGAAATCTGATCTCGAACGCCTTCAAATATTCGCCTGCCGACGCGCCCGTCATCATCAACGCCTGCGTGCAGGGCACAGAGGTCAATGTCAGCGTGCGCGATCACGGCATCGGCATGCGGGCCGATCAGCTGGCGCGGGCCTTCGAGCGGTTTTACCGCGCCGACAGCTCGGGCAGCATCCCCGGAACGGGCCTGGGCCTCTCGCTGGTCCGTGAGATCGTCGACCGTCACGGCGGTCTGATTCACCTTGAAAGCAGTGTCGGTGAGGGCACGCTGGCCACACTCACCCTGCCTCTGCCAGGAGTACACCTATGA
- a CDS encoding molybdopterin-dependent oxidoreductase: MNHVRHLFHRPLNVLLLPLLLSACTHAPATVAVAHLTPASDAATGVLLRVQDAGGQEHSFTRDQLAALGLVSYTTPDPALKNRKVQYVGPLLSSVLRAAGVAQDSRLVLAAHDHYRTVLDLKPLDNVPLVLALEADGKPLKLSNQGPVYLVFPYQAYKLDHNLYDAAWVWQLERIEVK; this comes from the coding sequence ATGAATCACGTCCGTCACCTTTTCCACCGGCCACTCAACGTGCTGCTCCTTCCGCTGCTGCTGAGCGCCTGTACCCATGCCCCGGCCACCGTCGCCGTCGCGCACCTGACACCGGCCAGCGACGCGGCGACGGGCGTGCTCCTGCGTGTTCAGGACGCGGGAGGTCAGGAACATTCCTTCACCCGCGACCAGCTGGCCGCCCTCGGGCTGGTCAGCTACACCACCCCCGATCCGGCTCTGAAAAACCGCAAGGTGCAGTATGTCGGCCCACTGCTGTCGTCGGTGCTGCGGGCCGCCGGGGTCGCTCAGGACAGTCGCCTGGTGCTGGCGGCACACGACCACTACCGCACGGTCCTCGATCTGAAGCCGCTGGACAACGTTCCGCTGGTGCTGGCGCTGGAGGCCGACGGCAAGCCGCTGAAGCTCAGCAATCAGGGGCCGGTGTATCTGGTCTTTCCCTATCAGGCCTACAAGCTCGATCACAACCTCTACGACGCAGCCTGGGTCTGGCAACTCGAACGCATCGAGGTCAAGTGA